Proteins from one Haloarchaeobius litoreus genomic window:
- the mre11 gene encoding DNA double-strand break repair protein Mre11, whose translation MTRVIHTADTHLGYRQYHSPERQRDFLRAFERVVADAVEDDVDAVVHAGDLFHDRRPGLRDLQGTVAALRELADAGIPFLAVVGNHEGKRDGQWLDLFEDLGLATRLDAEPHVIGDTAFYGLDFVPRSRREDLDYEFAEHDADYAMLVSHGLFEPFAHADWDTERLLTESSVDFDALLLGDNHAPGVEEVDGTWVTYCGSTERASATERDDRGYNIVATEEETVAISRRGIPDTRPFRFVDVELKEGEGVERVREAVREHDCEDAVVVVTVTGDGEPVSPAPVEELAIDRGALVARVNDRREFDEEQEVDVTFADPDEAVRERVRELGLSQAARDVDEAVRASKVADSNVRDSVKERVESIVDDGDLDAFEGAEPADEDVSDDVAGDDPAEDESPDEASGDEPPESEPASTDGGDTVVAEPDETTESDGTLDEPEDDPAGDADGQAGGTDSQSSMEEFL comes from the coding sequence ATGACACGGGTGATCCACACCGCCGACACCCACCTCGGATACCGGCAGTACCACTCGCCCGAGCGCCAGCGGGACTTCCTCCGGGCGTTCGAGCGGGTGGTCGCGGACGCCGTCGAGGACGACGTGGACGCGGTGGTCCACGCGGGCGACCTGTTCCACGACCGACGCCCCGGACTCAGGGACCTCCAGGGGACCGTTGCGGCGCTCCGCGAGCTCGCCGACGCCGGAATTCCGTTCCTCGCCGTGGTCGGCAACCACGAGGGCAAGCGCGACGGGCAGTGGCTCGACCTGTTCGAGGACCTCGGACTCGCCACCAGACTGGACGCCGAACCGCACGTGATCGGTGACACGGCGTTCTACGGGCTCGACTTCGTGCCGCGGTCGCGTCGGGAGGACCTGGACTACGAGTTCGCCGAACACGACGCCGACTACGCGATGCTGGTGAGCCACGGGCTGTTCGAGCCGTTCGCGCACGCCGACTGGGACACGGAACGGCTGCTCACCGAGTCCAGCGTCGACTTCGACGCGCTGCTGCTCGGCGACAATCACGCGCCGGGCGTCGAGGAGGTCGACGGGACGTGGGTCACCTACTGTGGGTCGACCGAACGCGCGAGTGCGACGGAGCGCGACGACCGGGGCTACAACATCGTCGCCACCGAGGAAGAGACGGTCGCCATCAGCCGCCGGGGCATCCCGGACACGCGGCCGTTCCGGTTCGTCGACGTAGAGTTGAAGGAGGGCGAGGGCGTCGAGCGCGTCCGCGAGGCGGTACGCGAGCACGACTGCGAGGACGCCGTCGTCGTCGTCACCGTGACTGGCGACGGCGAGCCCGTCTCCCCCGCGCCGGTCGAGGAGCTCGCCATCGACCGCGGCGCGCTGGTCGCCCGGGTGAACGACCGCCGGGAGTTCGACGAGGAGCAGGAGGTCGACGTGACGTTCGCGGACCCGGACGAGGCCGTCCGGGAGCGCGTCCGCGAACTGGGGCTGAGCCAGGCCGCCCGCGACGTGGACGAGGCGGTCCGCGCGTCGAAGGTCGCCGACTCGAACGTCCGCGACTCCGTGAAGGAGCGCGTCGAGAGCATCGTCGACGACGGCGACCTCGACGCCTTCGAGGGCGCGGAGCCGGCGGACGAGGACGTGTCCGACGACGTGGCTGGCGACGACCCGGCCGAGGACGAGTCGCCTGACGAGGCCAGCGGGGACGAACCACCTGAGTCGGAGCCGGCGTCGACCGACGGCGGTGACACGGTGGTTGCCGAACCCGACGAGACCACCGAGAGCGACGGCACGCTCGACGAACCCGAAGACGACCCCGCAGGGGACGCCGACGGACAGGCCGGCGGAACCGACTCGCAGTCCTCCATGGAGGAGTTCCTGTGA
- the rad50 gene encoding DNA double-strand break repair ATPase Rad50 translates to MRVDRLRLSNFKCYGEADLGLDRGVTVVHGVNGSGKSSLLEACFFALYGSAAIPGTREDVIRTGEEECEVELWFRHDGTDYHLERGLKDYGDRVSHDCLLEGGDASWEGPSSVDSAITNLLRMDADAFVNCAYVRQGEVNKLIHASPSTRQDIIDDLLQLGKLEEYRERASEARLGVNDVLDNARGRKESLDEQVAEKEAKGLHDQLNELQSELNGTRDEIERLEGNVEEAEATRDEAQAVLDDHEEKRAELESVESDVSELQDAITETEREREELKTRIAERKEGLDDLRAERDELLDEVDLPDASDLPDDIGVDADDTPALVDHQLDELEAEAEELQERINELSVEIGTRSDEADRLAERADELENEAEQRREEATELEAEAEEADADLDDLREKLDGFDDDIESHREAFDDAPVEFGDAESHLDDLRDEREELREEASDLRTGVQTLRTRIEEGEALLDEGKCPECGQPVDGSPHVDSLDDDRAALESKEGELDELESRIEALDERIDRAKALREAEREVASLRENRDNLEQLREQKAGNVAEKRERAADLREEADALESEAAEKREDAESTREAADELRTDLGEANGGRATVKATMETLERLSELFGAVDSAGADVERLRDERASKAELNEERRERLAEKRERKRELESKVDEGRVEKARSEKERADEYLEQATEALEALESEEADLRDRIGGVRNEIEELESLRDRRDAVAERVDALESLYDEAQDLQEMYSDLRAELRRRNVETLERMLNETFDLVYQNDSYSHIELSGDYELTVYQKDGETLDPEQLSGGERALFNLSLRCAIYRLLSEGVEGAAPMPPLILDEPTVFLDSGHVSQLLTLVETMRTEYGVEQIILVSHDEELVGAADSLVHVEKDPTTNRSTVTRGKRPIPGLD, encoded by the coding sequence GTGAGGGTCGACCGCCTTCGCCTCTCGAACTTCAAGTGCTACGGCGAGGCCGACCTCGGTCTCGACCGCGGCGTCACCGTCGTCCACGGCGTCAACGGCAGCGGGAAGTCGAGTCTGCTGGAGGCCTGCTTCTTCGCGCTGTACGGCTCGGCGGCCATCCCGGGCACCCGCGAGGACGTCATCCGGACCGGCGAGGAGGAGTGCGAGGTCGAGCTCTGGTTCCGCCACGACGGGACCGACTACCACCTCGAACGGGGGCTGAAGGACTACGGCGACCGGGTCTCCCACGACTGTCTGCTGGAAGGCGGCGACGCCTCCTGGGAGGGCCCGAGCTCGGTCGATTCGGCCATCACGAACCTGCTGCGGATGGACGCGGATGCGTTCGTCAACTGCGCGTACGTCCGCCAGGGCGAGGTGAACAAGCTCATCCACGCGAGCCCGAGCACCCGCCAGGACATCATCGACGACCTGCTGCAACTCGGCAAGCTGGAGGAGTACAGAGAGCGCGCCAGCGAGGCCCGACTGGGCGTGAACGACGTGCTCGACAACGCTCGCGGCCGGAAGGAGAGCCTCGACGAGCAGGTCGCGGAGAAGGAGGCGAAAGGGCTGCACGACCAGCTGAACGAGCTCCAGAGCGAGCTCAACGGGACCAGAGACGAGATAGAGCGGCTGGAGGGCAACGTCGAAGAGGCGGAGGCGACCCGCGACGAGGCCCAGGCGGTCCTCGACGACCACGAGGAGAAGCGCGCGGAGCTGGAATCGGTCGAGTCCGACGTGAGCGAGCTGCAGGACGCCATCACGGAGACCGAACGCGAGCGCGAGGAGCTGAAGACTCGCATCGCCGAGCGCAAGGAGGGCCTCGACGACCTGCGCGCGGAGCGCGACGAACTCCTCGACGAGGTCGACCTGCCCGACGCGAGCGACCTGCCCGACGACATCGGCGTCGACGCGGACGACACGCCCGCGCTGGTCGACCACCAGCTCGACGAGCTCGAGGCCGAGGCCGAGGAGCTGCAGGAGCGCATCAACGAGCTCTCGGTCGAGATCGGCACGAGATCGGACGAGGCCGACCGGCTGGCCGAGCGCGCCGACGAACTGGAGAACGAGGCCGAGCAGAGGCGCGAGGAGGCGACAGAACTCGAAGCCGAGGCCGAGGAGGCCGACGCCGACCTCGACGACCTGCGCGAGAAGCTCGACGGCTTCGACGACGACATCGAGAGCCACCGCGAGGCGTTCGACGACGCGCCCGTCGAGTTCGGCGATGCGGAGTCGCACCTCGACGACCTCCGCGACGAGCGCGAGGAACTGCGCGAGGAGGCCAGCGACCTGCGAACCGGGGTCCAGACGCTCCGGACCCGCATCGAGGAGGGCGAGGCGCTGCTCGACGAGGGCAAGTGCCCCGAGTGTGGCCAGCCCGTCGACGGCTCGCCGCACGTCGACTCGCTGGACGACGACCGCGCCGCGCTCGAATCGAAGGAAGGTGAACTCGACGAGCTGGAATCCAGGATCGAGGCCCTCGACGAGCGCATCGACCGCGCCAAGGCCCTGCGCGAGGCCGAGCGGGAGGTCGCGAGCCTGCGCGAGAACCGCGACAACCTGGAACAGCTCCGCGAGCAGAAGGCCGGGAACGTCGCGGAGAAGCGCGAACGTGCCGCCGACCTGCGTGAGGAGGCCGACGCGCTGGAGTCCGAGGCCGCGGAGAAGCGCGAGGACGCCGAGTCGACTCGCGAGGCCGCCGACGAGCTGCGGACCGACCTCGGCGAGGCCAACGGTGGACGCGCCACGGTGAAAGCCACCATGGAGACGCTGGAGCGGCTCTCGGAGCTGTTCGGCGCGGTCGACTCCGCCGGGGCCGATGTCGAGCGACTGCGGGACGAGCGCGCCAGCAAGGCCGAACTCAACGAGGAGCGCCGGGAACGCCTCGCCGAGAAGCGCGAGCGGAAACGGGAGCTCGAGTCGAAGGTCGACGAGGGGCGCGTCGAGAAGGCCCGCAGCGAGAAAGAGCGCGCAGACGAGTACCTCGAGCAGGCGACCGAGGCGCTCGAAGCGCTCGAATCGGAGGAGGCGGACCTTCGCGACCGCATCGGCGGCGTCCGGAACGAGATCGAGGAGCTGGAGTCGCTGCGCGACCGGCGCGACGCCGTGGCCGAACGCGTCGACGCGCTCGAATCGTTGTACGACGAGGCGCAGGACCTCCAGGAGATGTACAGCGACCTGCGTGCCGAGCTCCGGCGGCGGAACGTCGAGACGCTCGAACGGATGCTCAACGAGACGTTCGACCTGGTGTACCAGAACGACTCGTACTCGCACATCGAGCTCTCGGGCGACTACGAGCTGACGGTGTACCAGAAGGACGGCGAGACGCTCGACCCCGAGCAGCTCTCCGGCGGCGAGCGCGCGCTGTTCAACCTGAGCTTGCGCTGTGCCATCTACCGGCTGCTGTCGGAGGGTGTGGAGGGGGCAGCGCCCATGCCGCCGCTCATCCTCGACGAGCCCACCGTCTTCCTCGACTCCGGGCACGTCTCGCAGCTGCTCACGCTCGTCGAGACGATGCGTACCGAGTACGGCGTCGAGCAGATCATCCTCGTCAGCCACGACGAGGAGCTCGTCGGCGCGGCGGACTCGCTGGTCCACGTCGAGAAGGACCCGACGACCAACCGGTCGACGGTCACGCGCGGGAAGCGGCCGATTCCCGGGCTGGACTGA
- a CDS encoding DUF7346 family protein: MRTVRDEDGQLFLVVKESGESTLVRDPETGVEEFRPNDSLAAVDDGSALAVAAGAVPPAVRRIMSATHDDRSLGLLVELVDRETVAVRDLLADYDLCESDLLGLLTEFRAAGLVEEARVAGERGYAATDLAREGVTALRENE; this comes from the coding sequence ATGCGAACGGTCCGCGACGAGGACGGCCAGCTGTTCCTGGTGGTCAAAGAGTCCGGCGAGTCGACGCTGGTACGCGACCCCGAGACCGGTGTCGAGGAGTTCCGACCGAACGACAGCCTCGCCGCCGTCGACGACGGGTCCGCGCTCGCGGTCGCCGCCGGTGCCGTCCCGCCCGCAGTGCGCCGAATCATGAGTGCCACCCACGACGACCGCTCGCTCGGCCTCCTCGTCGAGCTCGTCGACCGCGAGACCGTCGCGGTGCGGGACCTCCTCGCCGACTACGACCTCTGCGAGAGCGACCTGCTCGGGCTGTTGACCGAGTTCCGTGCCGCCGGGCTCGTCGAGGAAGCACGCGTCGCCGGTGAGCGTGGCTACGCGGCGACGGACCTCGCGAGGGAAGGCGTCACGGCACTCCGCGAGAACGAGTAG
- a CDS encoding DUF7322 domain-containing protein — MLDDLLEGNDEKGPGEPDPEADLRDYEAELTPSVRIPEAPSPSSTADIDAPADLQRKFWVLVLAFNAALLAGSLGALYVIFRNDWYLGGRLLAAGLVCFAYGAYRLRTWDLPRGDGSKSVSASTPADDDESAAGDEGSEPDTTSDDADATDTADGDSDGDEVTDGDSDDDND, encoded by the coding sequence GTGCTGGACGACCTACTGGAGGGTAACGACGAGAAGGGCCCCGGCGAGCCTGACCCGGAGGCCGACCTCCGCGACTACGAGGCGGAGCTCACGCCATCCGTCCGGATCCCCGAGGCACCCTCGCCCAGTTCGACCGCCGACATCGACGCACCGGCGGACCTCCAGCGGAAGTTCTGGGTCCTCGTCCTCGCGTTCAACGCCGCGCTCCTCGCCGGGAGTCTCGGCGCGCTGTACGTCATCTTCCGGAACGACTGGTACCTCGGCGGGCGGCTGCTGGCCGCCGGGCTGGTCTGTTTCGCCTACGGCGCCTACCGGCTGCGGACCTGGGACCTTCCCCGGGGCGACGGCAGCAAGTCGGTCTCGGCGTCCACCCCCGCCGACGACGACGAATCGGCCGCCGGGGACGAGGGGAGCGAACCGGACACGACGTCCGACGACGCAGACGCAACCGACACCGCGGACGGCGACTCCGACGGCGACGAAGTGACCGACGGTGACTCCGACGACGACAACGACTAA
- a CDS encoding DUF7331 family protein, whose translation MSDHATQTDGRTADRDEIDGVESIETYETDEGTVFYDAENPLAWLEAGETFSLREHA comes from the coding sequence TTGTCCGACCACGCAACGCAAACTGACGGACGCACGGCCGATAGAGACGAGATTGACGGCGTCGAGTCCATCGAGACATACGAGACCGACGAGGGGACCGTATTCTACGACGCCGAGAACCCGCTTGCGTGGCTAGAGGCCGGAGAGACGTTCTCCCTCCGAGAGCACGCCTGA
- a CDS encoding DNA polymerase domain-containing protein produces the protein MTDAGDSEQLTLGGAFGDGGSTDADEDDGLSESDLVAEAEAVTTPGLENADFVEADEALFPDPDGTVSLSVMQVDYTVEGSGEHEQPVMHVFGRTEDGTAEHVMVFGFQPYFYAPTDSFDESELEDEDVIVDWEAEDDDGEPYESIRGERLTKIFGRTPRDVGNVRDRFDHFEADVLFPNRFLIDKGVNSGITVPNRRGASGAIRVPHEEVEATDLTADPRVNTFDIEVDDRNGFPEDGEEPIICLTSHDSYDDEYVVWLAIADEFDGEAPDALPGYDPIEGELDLRVEVFDGEDQLEAERRMLEAFLDYIDETDPDVMTGWNFEDFDAPYFLDRLEVLDSTMHDQDIRPDRLSRVDEVWRSGWGGPNVKGRVVFDLLYAYKSRQFTELDSYRLDAVGETELDAGKERYTGDIGDLWENDPERLLEYNLRDVELCVEIDAKQDIISFYDEVRTFVGCKLEDAPTAGDAVDMYVLQKVHGEWVLPSKGKQESEDYEGGAVFDPITGVKEMVTVLDLKSLYPMCMVTINASPETKVDPDEFGGETYHAPNGTHFRKDEDGMIRAMVDELLEEREAKKELRNQHDPDTEDYERYDQQQAAVKVIMNSLYGVLGWDRFRLYDKEMGAAVTATGRKVIEFTEQAANEINYEVAYGDSVTGDRPIVVRDPEGMVRISPVADLFEVGDPVHDREIVVAADGGPVASSSPGKDRRSLDGWEALSVADDGTTEWQPITQAIRHETDKPVVNLQHKFGESTTTTDHSYIVEDDEGELVEASPDEVKAPLRVDGLPDTEILESIDVYEVLEGYTREYEDGRSVGAAEAETKVKQVHASDEWVWFGHAHHENLDKTVRVKRHIDLNGEDGLALVRLLAAYISEGSSSTIETTDSKFGVGISESRREWLEGLQSDYYRLFDNTTASIIESDVKTERTVEYDTDSGGSSATYDDGTLKLQMMNELAAVFFREFAGQTSRGKRIPSFVYHLPDELQTTFLDVLVEGDGSRAFPRYTDEYAERNFDFETTSRELAGGLSMVLNQRGEKHSLKYRDSKESYTIRTCDFYRSGRDPVTTEVDHDGYVYDLSVAENENFVDAVGGVVLHNTDSVMLELGTDVSPEEAIEQSFEIEEHINDSYDAFAAEELNVDIAGGEEHRFQIEFEKLYRRFFQAGKKKRYAGHIIWKEGKHVDDIDITGFEYKRSDIAPITKEVQHEVIDMVVRGAEESEITEYINDVIERFLDGEYSYDEISIPGGIGKRIDNYDTDTAQVRGAKYANLLLGTNFDRGSKPKRLYLQKVHPDYFAALEDAGEFDPQSDHLYGEFKREQDVICFDYADQIPDEFEVDYDKMLDKTLKGPIARVIEALGISWEEVKSGQEQTGLGSFM, from the coding sequence ATGACCGACGCAGGGGATTCCGAGCAGCTGACACTCGGGGGCGCGTTCGGCGACGGCGGGTCCACCGATGCCGACGAGGACGACGGACTCAGCGAGTCCGACCTCGTCGCCGAGGCCGAGGCCGTCACCACGCCCGGGCTCGAGAACGCCGACTTCGTCGAGGCCGACGAGGCCCTGTTCCCCGACCCCGACGGCACCGTCTCGCTCTCCGTGATGCAGGTCGACTACACCGTCGAGGGGTCGGGCGAGCACGAACAGCCCGTGATGCACGTCTTCGGCCGGACGGAGGACGGGACCGCCGAGCACGTGATGGTGTTCGGCTTCCAGCCGTACTTCTACGCACCGACCGACTCGTTCGACGAGTCCGAACTCGAGGACGAGGACGTCATCGTCGACTGGGAGGCGGAAGACGACGACGGTGAGCCCTACGAGAGCATCCGCGGCGAGCGCCTGACGAAGATCTTCGGGCGCACGCCGCGTGACGTCGGGAACGTCCGCGACCGCTTCGACCACTTCGAGGCCGACGTGCTGTTCCCGAACCGCTTCCTCATCGACAAGGGCGTCAACAGCGGCATCACCGTCCCGAACCGCCGCGGCGCGAGCGGGGCCATCCGGGTGCCACACGAGGAGGTCGAGGCGACCGACCTCACCGCCGACCCACGGGTGAACACGTTCGACATCGAGGTCGACGACCGCAACGGCTTCCCCGAGGACGGCGAGGAGCCCATCATCTGTCTCACCTCGCACGACTCCTACGACGACGAGTACGTCGTCTGGCTCGCCATCGCCGACGAGTTCGACGGTGAGGCACCCGACGCGCTGCCCGGCTACGACCCCATCGAGGGCGAGCTGGACCTCCGCGTCGAGGTGTTCGACGGCGAGGACCAGCTGGAGGCCGAGCGGCGGATGCTCGAGGCGTTCCTCGACTACATCGACGAGACGGACCCCGACGTGATGACCGGCTGGAACTTCGAGGACTTCGACGCGCCGTACTTCCTCGACCGGCTGGAGGTGCTCGACTCGACGATGCACGACCAGGACATCCGGCCGGACCGGCTCTCCCGGGTCGACGAGGTCTGGCGCTCGGGCTGGGGCGGTCCGAACGTGAAGGGGCGGGTCGTCTTCGACCTGCTGTACGCCTACAAGAGCCGGCAGTTCACCGAGCTCGACTCCTACCGGCTCGACGCCGTCGGCGAGACGGAGCTCGACGCCGGCAAGGAGCGCTACACCGGCGACATCGGCGACCTCTGGGAGAACGACCCCGAACGCCTGCTGGAGTACAACCTCCGCGACGTCGAGCTCTGCGTCGAGATCGACGCGAAGCAGGACATCATCTCGTTCTACGACGAGGTGCGCACGTTCGTCGGCTGCAAGCTGGAAGATGCCCCCACGGCGGGCGACGCCGTCGACATGTACGTCCTGCAGAAGGTCCACGGCGAGTGGGTGCTCCCCTCGAAGGGCAAGCAGGAGTCGGAGGACTACGAGGGTGGCGCAGTGTTCGACCCCATCACGGGCGTCAAGGAGATGGTGACGGTGCTCGACCTGAAGTCGCTCTACCCGATGTGCATGGTGACCATCAACGCCAGCCCCGAGACGAAGGTCGACCCCGACGAGTTCGGCGGGGAGACGTACCACGCCCCCAACGGCACCCACTTCCGCAAGGACGAGGACGGGATGATCCGGGCGATGGTCGACGAACTGCTCGAAGAGCGTGAGGCCAAGAAGGAACTGCGGAACCAGCACGACCCCGACACCGAGGACTACGAGCGCTACGACCAGCAGCAGGCTGCGGTGAAGGTCATCATGAACTCGCTGTACGGCGTGCTGGGCTGGGACCGCTTCCGCCTCTACGACAAGGAGATGGGCGCGGCTGTAACCGCGACAGGGCGTAAGGTAATCGAGTTCACCGAGCAGGCCGCGAACGAGATAAACTACGAGGTTGCGTACGGCGATAGCGTGACCGGCGACCGCCCGATAGTGGTTCGAGATCCGGAAGGAATGGTTCGTATCTCCCCGGTTGCGGACCTGTTCGAGGTCGGTGACCCCGTCCACGACCGTGAAATCGTCGTTGCAGCCGATGGAGGACCGGTCGCGTCTTCATCTCCGGGGAAGGACCGCCGTTCTCTCGACGGGTGGGAGGCGCTCTCGGTCGCCGACGACGGAACCACCGAATGGCAACCGATCACGCAGGCCATCCGACACGAGACCGACAAGCCGGTGGTCAACCTGCAACACAAGTTCGGTGAATCGACCACGACGACGGACCACTCGTACATCGTCGAGGACGACGAAGGAGAGCTCGTCGAGGCTTCGCCCGACGAGGTCAAAGCGCCGCTCCGTGTCGACGGACTCCCGGACACAGAAATCCTCGAATCCATCGACGTGTACGAGGTGCTGGAGGGATACACGCGTGAATACGAGGACGGCCGCAGCGTCGGCGCAGCGGAGGCCGAGACGAAGGTGAAGCAGGTCCACGCATCCGATGAGTGGGTCTGGTTCGGCCACGCGCACCACGAGAACCTCGACAAGACGGTTCGGGTCAAGCGACATATCGACCTGAACGGCGAGGACGGACTCGCGCTGGTGCGGCTCCTCGCAGCCTACATCAGCGAGGGGAGTTCGTCGACCATCGAGACGACGGACAGTAAGTTCGGGGTAGGTATCTCGGAATCCAGACGAGAGTGGCTCGAAGGTCTCCAGTCGGACTACTACCGGCTGTTCGACAACACGACGGCGAGTATCATCGAGAGTGACGTGAAGACGGAACGGACCGTCGAATACGACACCGACTCCGGGGGGTCGAGTGCGACGTACGATGACGGAACGCTGAAGCTCCAGATGATGAACGAACTGGCCGCCGTGTTCTTCCGCGAGTTCGCCGGGCAGACCTCGCGGGGGAAACGAATCCCGTCGTTCGTCTACCATCTTCCCGACGAACTCCAGACGACCTTCCTCGACGTCCTCGTGGAAGGGGATGGGTCCCGTGCCTTCCCACGATACACCGACGAGTACGCCGAGCGGAACTTCGACTTCGAGACGACCAGTCGAGAACTCGCTGGCGGGCTCTCGATGGTGCTCAATCAGCGGGGAGAGAAGCACTCGCTCAAGTACCGCGACTCGAAGGAATCGTACACGATTCGAACGTGCGACTTCTACCGCTCCGGTCGAGATCCGGTCACCACCGAAGTCGACCACGACGGCTACGTCTACGACCTGAGCGTCGCCGAGAACGAGAACTTCGTCGACGCGGTCGGTGGCGTCGTGTTGCACAACACCGACTCAGTCATGCTGGAGCTCGGCACCGACGTCTCGCCCGAGGAGGCCATCGAGCAGTCCTTCGAGATCGAGGAGCACATCAACGACTCCTACGACGCGTTCGCCGCGGAGGAGCTGAACGTCGACATCGCGGGCGGCGAGGAGCACCGCTTCCAGATCGAGTTCGAGAAGCTCTACCGGCGGTTCTTCCAGGCGGGCAAGAAGAAGCGCTACGCGGGCCACATCATCTGGAAGGAGGGCAAGCACGTCGACGACATCGACATCACCGGCTTCGAGTACAAGCGCTCGGACATCGCGCCCATCACGAAGGAGGTCCAGCACGAGGTCATCGACATGGTGGTCCGGGGTGCCGAGGAGTCGGAGATCACGGAGTACATCAACGACGTCATCGAACGGTTCCTCGACGGCGAGTACAGCTACGACGAGATCTCCATCCCGGGTGGCATCGGGAAGCGCATCGACAACTACGACACGGACACGGCACAGGTCCGGGGCGCGAAGTACGCCAACCTGCTGCTCGGGACGAACTTCGACCGCGGCTCGAAGCCCAAACGGCTCTATCTGCAGAAGGTGCATCCGGACTACTTCGCCGCACTGGAGGACGCGGGCGAGTTCGACCCGCAGTCGGACCACCTGTACGGCGAGTTCAAACGGGAGCAGGACGTCATCTGCTTCGACTACGCCGACCAGATCCCAGACGAGTTCGAGGTGGACTACGACAAGATGCTCGACAAGACGCTGAAGGGCCCCATCGCCCGCGTCATCGAGGCGCTGGGCATCTCCTGGGAGGAGGTCAAGAGCGGGCAGGAACAGACCGGACTCGGCAGCTTCATGTGA
- a CDS encoding ABC transporter ATP-binding protein: MAKLELNNLHASVAEDDGEKILDGVDLEVESGEIHALMGPNGSGKSTTAKIVAGHPAYEVTDGEVLLHLEEGDFGEDFEIPEDKRTWDLLELEPNERAALGIFLGFQYPAEIEGVTMTNFLRTALNAKLEEREELFEDDDDEAEEEEEAGYDTSPMEGPADEGDVGVAEFQQLLQAKMEQLDMDEKFAQRYLNAGFSGGEKKQNEVLQAAILEPSIAVLDEIDSGLDIDRLQDVSHGINALRDEQGTGILQITHYQRILDYVEPDHVHVMIDGRIAKSGGPELAEQLEDEGYDWVREEVYETA; this comes from the coding sequence ATGGCAAAACTCGAACTCAACAATCTCCACGCGAGCGTTGCAGAAGATGATGGCGAGAAGATCCTCGACGGCGTCGACCTCGAGGTCGAATCCGGCGAGATCCACGCCCTGATGGGGCCGAACGGCTCCGGCAAGTCCACGACGGCGAAGATCGTCGCCGGACACCCGGCCTATGAGGTGACAGACGGCGAGGTACTGCTCCACCTCGAAGAAGGTGACTTCGGCGAGGACTTCGAGATCCCCGAGGACAAGCGCACCTGGGACCTGCTCGAACTCGAACCGAACGAGCGCGCCGCCCTCGGCATCTTCCTCGGCTTCCAGTACCCCGCCGAGATCGAGGGCGTCACGATGACGAACTTCCTCCGCACCGCCCTCAACGCGAAGCTCGAGGAGCGCGAGGAGCTCTTCGAGGACGACGACGACGAGGCCGAAGAGGAGGAAGAGGCAGGCTACGACACCTCCCCGATGGAGGGCCCCGCGGACGAGGGCGACGTCGGCGTCGCCGAGTTCCAGCAGCTCCTGCAGGCGAAGATGGAGCAGCTGGACATGGACGAGAAGTTCGCCCAGCGCTACCTCAACGCCGGCTTCTCCGGCGGTGAGAAGAAGCAGAACGAGGTGCTCCAGGCGGCCATCCTCGAGCCGAGCATCGCCGTGCTCGACGAGATCGACTCCGGGCTGGACATCGACCGCCTGCAGGACGTCTCCCACGGCATCAACGCCCTCCGCGACGAGCAGGGCACGGGCATCCTCCAGATCACCCACTACCAGCGCATCCTCGACTACGTCGAGCCCGACCACGTCCACGTCATGATCGACGGGCGGATCGCCAAGTCCGGCGGCCCCGAGCTCGCCGAGCAGCTCGAGGACGAGGGCTACGACTGGGTCCGCGAGGAAGTCTACGAGACCGCGTAA